The Pseudomonas sp. R4-35-07 genome contains a region encoding:
- a CDS encoding flagellar motor protein has translation MDVLSLIGITLAFVAIIGGNYLEGGHLGALANGPAALIVIGGTVGAALLQAPVSSFKRAMQILIWIIFPPRVDLPGGIDRVVNWSLTARKEGLLGLESVADAEPDSYARKGLQLLVDGAEPEAIRSILEVDFYTQESRDINAAKVFESMGGYAPTIGIIGAVMGLIHVMGNLADPSQLGSGIAVAFVATIYGVASANLVLLPVASKLKSIAMRQSRYREMLLEGILSIAEGENPRSIELKLQGFMD, from the coding sequence ATGGATGTCTTGAGCCTGATCGGCATCACCCTGGCGTTTGTCGCCATTATCGGCGGCAACTACCTCGAAGGCGGCCACCTCGGCGCCCTGGCCAACGGCCCGGCGGCGCTGATCGTGATCGGCGGCACCGTGGGCGCGGCGTTGTTGCAGGCGCCGGTGAGCTCGTTCAAGCGCGCCATGCAGATCCTGATATGGATCATTTTCCCGCCACGGGTCGACTTGCCAGGCGGCATCGACCGCGTGGTCAACTGGAGCCTCACTGCCCGCAAGGAAGGCCTGCTGGGCCTGGAAAGCGTTGCCGATGCCGAGCCCGACAGCTACGCCCGCAAAGGCCTGCAACTGCTGGTCGATGGCGCCGAGCCGGAGGCGATCCGCAGCATCCTCGAGGTGGATTTCTACACCCAGGAAAGCCGCGACATCAACGCGGCCAAAGTCTTTGAAAGCATGGGCGGCTACGCGCCGACCATTGGCATCATCGGTGCGGTAATGGGCCTGATCCACGTGATGGGCAACCTGGCTGACCCTTCGCAACTGGGCAGCGGCATTGCCGTGGCGTTTGTCGCCACCATCTACGGTGTGGCGAGCGCCAACCTGGTGTTGTTGCCGGTGGCGAGCAAGCTCAAGTCGATTGCCATGCGCCAGTCCCGTTACCGCGAAATGCTGCTCGAAGGCATCCTGTCGATCGCCGAGGGCGAGAACCCGCGGTCCATCGAATTGAAGCTCCAGGGCTTCATGGATTGA
- a CDS encoding chemotaxis protein CheA, producing the protein MSFGADEEILQDFLVEAGEILEQLSEQLVELESRPDDANLLNAIFRGFHTVKGGAGFLQLHELVECCHIAENVFDILRKGERQVDSELMDVILEALDAVNAMFSQVRERAPVTAATPELLAALARLAEPAAQAPAVQAEPEPVVEAEADVTDSEFEQLLDSLNAVKAEAEAPAATAPVATPTSEDITDAEFESLLDQLHGKGQFAADAVAPAAAPAAPAPAANASTDITDDEFEALLDQLHGKGTFVAEALPQVAATAAVAPAASAAPAGDGLISDNEFEALLDELHGKGKFTEVAPAPAAAAAVATAAPVAAAKAAAPVAKPAPAPAAAPAPARPAAAPVADKPATEAETTVRVDTARLDDIMNMVGELVLVRNRLVRLGLNSGDEAMQKAVSNLDVVTADLQTAVMKTRMQPIKKVFGRFPRLVRDLARQLKKEINLELVGEETDLDKNLVEALADPLVHLVRNAVDHGVETPEEREASGKSRGGKVILAAEQEGDHILLSITDDGKGMDPAILRNIAVKRGVMDKDAADRLTDTECYNLIFAPGFSTKTEISDVSGRGVGMDVVKTKISQLNGSINIYSTKGQGSKIVIKVPLTLAIMPTLMVMLGNQAFAFPLVNVNEIFHLDLSRTNVVDGQEVVIVRDKALPLFYLKRWLVASAKHEEQREGHVVILSVGTQRIGFVVDQLVGQEEVVIKPLGKMLQGTPGMSGATITGDGRIALILDVPSMLKRYAARRI; encoded by the coding sequence ATGAGCTTCGGCGCCGATGAAGAAATCCTTCAGGATTTCCTTGTAGAGGCCGGCGAAATTTTAGAGCAACTGTCCGAACAACTGGTCGAGCTGGAAAGCCGTCCGGATGATGCGAACCTGCTCAATGCAATTTTTCGCGGTTTTCACACTGTAAAAGGGGGCGCCGGCTTCCTCCAGCTCCATGAGCTGGTGGAGTGCTGTCACATCGCCGAGAACGTGTTCGACATCCTGCGCAAGGGTGAGCGTCAGGTTGACTCGGAATTAATGGACGTGATTCTCGAAGCACTGGATGCGGTCAACGCCATGTTCAGCCAGGTGCGTGAACGTGCACCGGTCACCGCCGCCACTCCGGAACTGCTGGCCGCCCTGGCGCGCCTGGCCGAACCGGCTGCGCAAGCACCGGCTGTGCAAGCCGAGCCTGAGCCGGTGGTGGAAGCCGAGGCGGATGTGACCGACAGCGAGTTCGAGCAACTGCTCGACTCGCTCAATGCGGTCAAGGCCGAGGCTGAAGCACCGGCTGCAACGGCGCCGGTTGCCACGCCGACCAGCGAAGACATTACCGACGCAGAATTTGAATCCCTGCTCGACCAGTTGCATGGCAAAGGCCAGTTCGCGGCCGACGCCGTGGCACCGGCGGCTGCGCCAGCGGCACCGGCACCGGCGGCTAACGCCAGTACCGATATTACCGACGACGAATTCGAGGCGCTGCTCGACCAACTGCACGGCAAAGGCACGTTCGTCGCCGAAGCCTTGCCGCAGGTCGCTGCCACTGCCGCCGTCGCTCCGGCGGCCAGCGCAGCACCTGCCGGTGACGGGCTGATTTCTGATAACGAGTTCGAAGCCTTGCTGGACGAGTTGCACGGCAAAGGCAAGTTCACCGAAGTGGCCCCGGCTCCGGCCGCCGCCGCAGCGGTCGCTACAGCCGCACCGGTTGCCGCCGCCAAAGCCGCAGCGCCGGTCGCCAAGCCAGCGCCTGCACCGGCTGCCGCGCCAGCTCCGGCGCGTCCTGCCGCTGCGCCGGTTGCCGATAAACCTGCCACTGAAGCCGAAACCACGGTGCGCGTAGACACTGCGCGCCTGGACGACATCATGAACATGGTCGGCGAGCTGGTGCTGGTGCGTAACCGCCTGGTGCGCCTGGGCCTGAACAGTGGCGATGAAGCCATGCAGAAGGCCGTGTCGAACCTCGATGTGGTCACCGCCGACCTGCAAACCGCCGTGATGAAAACGCGGATGCAGCCGATCAAGAAAGTCTTCGGCCGTTTCCCGCGCCTGGTGCGCGACCTGGCGCGCCAGCTCAAGAAAGAAATCAACCTGGAACTGGTGGGCGAAGAAACCGACCTCGACAAGAACCTCGTCGAGGCCCTGGCCGACCCGCTGGTCCACTTGGTGCGCAACGCCGTCGACCACGGCGTGGAAACCCCGGAAGAACGCGAAGCCTCGGGCAAATCGCGGGGCGGCAAGGTGATCCTGGCGGCGGAACAAGAGGGCGACCATATCCTGCTGTCGATCACCGATGACGGCAAAGGCATGGACCCGGCGATTCTGCGCAATATCGCGGTCAAGCGCGGTGTGATGGACAAGGATGCCGCCGATCGCCTCACCGACACCGAATGCTACAACCTGATCTTCGCCCCCGGCTTCTCGACCAAGACCGAGATCTCCGACGTGTCCGGCCGTGGCGTCGGCATGGACGTGGTGAAGACCAAGATCAGCCAGCTCAATGGCTCGATCAATATCTACTCGACCAAGGGCCAGGGCTCGAAGATCGTCATCAAGGTGCCGTTGACCCTGGCGATCATGCCAACCCTGATGGTGATGCTGGGCAACCAGGCCTTCGCCTTCCCGCTGGTCAACGTCAACGAGATCTTCCACCTCGACCTGTCGCGCACCAACGTGGTGGACGGCCAGGAAGTGGTGATCGTGCGTGACAAGGCCCTGCCGCTGTTCTACCTCAAGCGCTGGCTGGTGGCATCGGCCAAGCATGAAGAACAGCGCGAAGGCCATGTGGTGATTCTGTCGGTGGGCACCCAACGCATCGGCTTTGTGGTCGACCAACTGGTGGGCCAGGAAGAAGTGGTCATCAAGCCGTTGGGCAAAATGCTGCAGGGGACCCCCGGCATGTCCGGCGCGACCATCACCGGTGACGGTCGCATCGCGTTGATTCTCGATGTTCCGAGCATGCTCAAGCGTTACGCCGCACGGCGTATTTGA
- the fleN gene encoding flagellar synthesis regulator FleN: MGSMHPVQVIAVTGGKGGVGKTNVSVNLSLALAELGRRVMLLDADLGLANVDVLLGLTPKHTLADVIEGRCELRDVLLQGPGGIRIVPAASGTQSMVHLSPAQHAGLIQAFSDIGDNLDVLVIDTAAGIGESVVSFVRAAQEVLLVVCDEPTSITDAYALIKLLNRDYGMNRFRVLANMAQSPQEGRNLFAKLTKVTDRFLDVALQYVGAVPYDECVRKAVQKQRAVYEAFPRSKCALAFKAIAQKVDTWPLPANPRGHLEFFVERLVHQTSAGPVL; encoded by the coding sequence ATGGGCAGCATGCATCCCGTACAGGTGATCGCGGTGACCGGCGGCAAAGGTGGCGTCGGCAAAACTAACGTGTCAGTGAATTTGTCCCTGGCCCTGGCAGAGCTTGGCCGTCGCGTCATGCTGCTGGATGCTGACCTGGGCCTGGCGAACGTGGACGTTCTGCTGGGGCTGACACCCAAACACACGCTCGCCGATGTGATCGAAGGCCGCTGTGAGCTGCGCGATGTGCTGCTCCAGGGCCCCGGTGGTATCCGCATCGTGCCGGCCGCCTCGGGCACCCAGAGCATGGTGCACCTGAGCCCGGCGCAGCATGCCGGCCTGATCCAGGCCTTCAGCGATATCGGCGACAACCTCGACGTGCTGGTGATCGACACCGCCGCCGGGATCGGCGAGTCGGTGGTCAGCTTCGTACGCGCCGCGCAAGAAGTGCTGCTGGTGGTCTGCGACGAACCCACTTCGATCACTGACGCCTACGCCCTGATCAAACTGCTTAACCGTGACTACGGCATGAACCGCTTCCGCGTGCTGGCCAACATGGCCCAGAGTCCGCAGGAAGGGCGCAACCTGTTCGCCAAGTTGACCAAGGTCACGGATCGTTTCCTCGATGTCGCCTTACAATACGTTGGCGCAGTTCCCTATGACGAGTGTGTGCGCAAGGCCGTGCAAAAGCAGCGTGCGGTCTACGAAGCGTTCCCTCGTTCCAAGTGCGCACTGGCGTTCAAGGCGATAGCCCAGAAGGTCGATACCTGGCCGTTGCCTGCCAACCCTCGGGGGCATCTGGAGTTTTTTGTCGAACGATTGGTGCATCAGACGAGCGCGGGACCTGTGCTATGA
- a CDS encoding protein phosphatase CheZ — MDHNETSQGDFESTLKKHAHQLVECLEKGQFGDAVQLIHELNQTRDRGLYQEVGKLTRELHSAIVNFQIDPRMPQAEEISQITDATERLSYVVRLTEAAANRTMDLVENATPLVNGMANEAQALSVDWGRFMRREVGAEEFRELARRVDGFLSRSEQENRTVAGNLNDILLAQDYQDLTGQVIKRVTQLVTEVESNLLKLVLMAGQVDRFAGIEHDREAILSEKDPQKHLAKGEGPQIHADKREDVVSGQDDVDDLLSSLGF, encoded by the coding sequence ATGGACCATAACGAAACGTCACAGGGCGATTTTGAGTCGACCCTGAAAAAACATGCTCACCAGTTGGTCGAATGCCTTGAAAAGGGCCAGTTCGGCGATGCGGTGCAGTTGATCCATGAGCTTAACCAGACCCGTGACCGCGGCCTGTACCAGGAAGTGGGCAAGCTCACGCGTGAGCTGCACAGTGCGATCGTCAATTTCCAGATTGACCCGCGTATGCCCCAGGCCGAAGAAATTTCCCAGATCACCGATGCCACCGAACGCCTGTCCTATGTGGTCAGGCTGACCGAGGCAGCGGCCAACCGCACCATGGACCTGGTGGAAAACGCCACGCCTCTGGTCAATGGCATGGCCAATGAAGCCCAGGCCTTGAGCGTTGACTGGGGCCGCTTCATGCGCCGCGAAGTGGGGGCTGAAGAGTTCCGTGAACTGGCGCGTCGGGTCGACGGTTTTCTGTCGCGCAGCGAACAGGAAAACCGCACGGTGGCCGGCAACCTCAACGACATTCTGCTTGCCCAGGATTACCAGGACCTCACCGGTCAAGTGATCAAGCGTGTGACCCAACTGGTCACCGAAGTGGAAAGCAACCTGCTCAAACTGGTGCTGATGGCCGGCCAGGTCGACCGTTTTGCCGGCATCGAACATGACCGCGAAGCGATCCTCTCGGAAAAAGATCCACAAAAACACCTCGCCAAGGGTGAAGGTCCGCAGATTCATGCCGATAAACGTGAAGACGTCGTATCCGGTCAAGATGACGTAGACGATTTGCTGTCCAGTTTAGGCTTCTAA
- the motD gene encoding flagellar motor protein MotD, translated as MSRRRREPEEHVNHERWLVSYADFITLLFAFFVVMYSISSVNEGKYKVISEALIGVFSDSDRALKPIPIGDERPKTVTPAKPLVNDSDETAAGVGGTSDPLKSIADDISAAFGDLISSNQMTVRGNELWVEIELNSSLLFASADALPSDQAFTIIDKVAAILKPFENPIHVEGFTDNLPISTAQYPTNWELSSARAASIVRMLAMQGVNPQRLASVGYGEFQPVANNATLEGRARNRRVVLVVSRNLDVRRSLTGTGTANATPDAALRRAGTQTAPAPAKPLVRASSVNSPSPAH; from the coding sequence GTGAGCCGTCGCCGTCGCGAGCCTGAAGAGCACGTCAACCATGAACGCTGGCTGGTGTCCTACGCGGATTTCATCACCTTGCTGTTTGCGTTTTTCGTGGTGATGTACTCGATCTCGTCGGTGAACGAAGGCAAGTACAAGGTTATTTCCGAAGCGTTGATCGGGGTGTTTTCCGACTCCGATCGCGCGCTCAAGCCAATTCCTATTGGCGATGAACGACCCAAGACGGTGACCCCGGCCAAGCCGTTGGTCAACGACAGCGATGAGACCGCCGCCGGTGTCGGCGGCACCAGCGACCCGCTCAAGAGCATTGCCGACGATATCAGCGCCGCATTTGGCGACCTGATCAGCTCCAACCAGATGACCGTGCGCGGCAATGAACTGTGGGTGGAGATCGAGCTGAACTCCAGCCTGTTGTTCGCCAGCGCCGATGCACTGCCGAGCGACCAGGCTTTCACCATCATCGACAAGGTGGCAGCGATCCTCAAGCCGTTTGAAAACCCGATTCACGTTGAAGGCTTTACCGACAACCTGCCGATCAGTACGGCGCAGTACCCGACCAACTGGGAACTGTCTTCGGCCCGGGCGGCAAGCATCGTGCGCATGCTCGCGATGCAGGGCGTGAACCCCCAGCGCCTGGCGTCGGTGGGCTACGGCGAGTTCCAGCCGGTGGCCAACAACGCCACGCTCGAAGGCCGTGCGCGCAATCGGCGGGTGGTGCTGGTGGTGTCGCGCAACCTGGATGTACGCCGCAGCCTGACCGGCACCGGCACGGCGAATGCAACACCGGATGCGGCGTTGAGGCGCGCTGGCACACAAACTGCACCGGCCCCTGCAAAGCCGCTGGTGCGGGCCAGCTCCGTCAATTCTCCGTCACCGGCTCACTAA
- a CDS encoding chemotaxis response regulator CheY, with product MKILIVDDFSTMRRIIKNLLRDLGFTNTVEADDGITAIPILNSGSIDFLVTDWNMPGMTGIDLLRHVRADEKLRSLPVLMVTAEAKREQIIEAAQAGVNGYVVKPFTALALKEKIEKIFERIGH from the coding sequence ATGAAAATCCTCATCGTTGATGACTTCTCAACGATGCGGCGGATCATAAAAAACCTGTTGCGTGACCTTGGGTTCACTAACACGGTCGAGGCGGATGACGGCATTACGGCGATTCCGATCCTCAACAGCGGGAGCATCGACTTTCTGGTAACCGACTGGAACATGCCCGGCATGACCGGTATCGACTTGCTGCGCCATGTGCGCGCCGATGAAAAACTGCGCAGCCTGCCGGTGTTGATGGTGACCGCCGAAGCCAAGCGTGAACAGATCATCGAAGCCGCCCAAGCCGGGGTAAACGGCTATGTGGTCAAGCCATTCACAGCATTGGCCTTGAAAGAGAAGATCGAAAAAATCTTCGAACGCATCGGCCATTGA
- a CDS encoding chemotaxis response regulator protein-glutamate methylesterase — protein MVVKVLVVDDSGFFRRRVSEILSADPTIQVVGTATNGKEAIDQAIALKPDVITMDYEMPMMDGITAVRHIMQRCPTPVLMFSSLTHEGARVTLDALDAGAVDFLPKNFEDISRNPDKVKQMLCEKVHSISRSNRRSLFSAPAPTPAPAPVAAPTSSFSRPAPAPVARPVPTAPTRAAAPSAHSPAPKRKAYKLVAIGTSTGGPVALQRVLTQLPANFPAPIVLVQHMPAAFTKAFAERLDKLCRISVKEAEDGDILRPGLALLAPGGKQMMVDGRGAIKILPGDERLNYKPCVDITFGSAAKSYGDKVLAVVLTGMGADGREGARLLKQGGSSIWAQDEASCVIYGMPMAIVKADLADAVYSLDDIGKHLVEACL, from the coding sequence ATGGTAGTCAAGGTCCTGGTGGTGGACGATTCGGGTTTCTTCCGCCGCCGCGTCTCGGAGATTCTTTCCGCCGATCCAACGATCCAGGTAGTCGGCACGGCCACCAACGGCAAAGAGGCGATCGATCAAGCCATTGCGTTGAAGCCGGACGTGATCACCATGGACTACGAAATGCCGATGATGGATGGCATCACGGCCGTGCGTCACATCATGCAACGCTGCCCCACACCGGTGTTGATGTTCTCCTCGCTGACACATGAAGGCGCCCGGGTCACCCTGGATGCGCTGGATGCCGGCGCGGTGGATTTCCTGCCGAAGAATTTCGAAGACATCTCGCGTAACCCCGATAAGGTCAAGCAGATGCTGTGCGAGAAGGTGCACAGCATTTCGCGCAGTAACCGCCGCAGTCTGTTCAGCGCGCCCGCGCCGACACCTGCGCCTGCACCCGTGGCCGCGCCGACATCATCGTTCAGCCGCCCGGCGCCCGCACCCGTCGCTCGGCCCGTGCCGACAGCGCCTACCCGCGCGGCTGCACCCAGCGCCCATTCGCCCGCGCCCAAGCGCAAGGCCTACAAACTGGTGGCGATCGGTACGTCCACCGGCGGGCCGGTGGCCTTGCAGCGTGTATTGACCCAACTGCCGGCCAACTTCCCGGCGCCGATCGTGCTGGTGCAGCACATGCCCGCTGCGTTCACCAAGGCCTTTGCCGAGCGCCTGGACAAGCTGTGCCGCATCAGCGTCAAGGAAGCCGAGGATGGCGACATCCTGCGCCCTGGCCTGGCGCTGCTGGCCCCGGGTGGCAAGCAGATGATGGTGGATGGCCGTGGCGCGATCAAAATCCTGCCGGGCGACGAGCGCCTCAACTACAAGCCGTGCGTGGATATCACCTTCGGTTCGGCGGCCAAGTCCTACGGTGACAAAGTTCTGGCGGTGGTGCTCACCGGCATGGGCGCCGATGGCCGTGAGGGCGCGCGCCTGCTCAAGCAGGGCGGCAGTTCAATCTGGGCCCAGGACGAAGCCAGTTGCGTGATCTACGGCATGCCCATGGCGATCGTCAAGGCTGACCTGGCCGACGCGGTCTACAGCCTGGACGACATTGGCAAGCATCTGGTGGAGGCCTGCCTCTGA
- the fliA gene encoding RNA polymerase sigma factor FliA, which produces MTSSGYNLYKKSARDSQGELIERYAPLVKRIAYHLLARLPASVQVEDLIQAGMIGLLEVSTKYDASKGASFETYAGIRIRGAMLDEVRKGDWAPRSVHRNTRMVSDAIRAIEAKTGRDAKDHEVAAELQLSLDDYYGILNDTLGSRLFSFDDLLQDGEHEGLHEDGASAHMEPSRDLEDERFQGALAEAIANLPERERLVLALYYDEELNLKEIGEVLGVSESRVSQLHSQCAARLRGRLGEWRAR; this is translated from the coding sequence ATGACATCCAGCGGCTACAACCTTTACAAAAAGTCGGCCCGTGACAGCCAGGGCGAGTTGATCGAGCGCTATGCGCCGCTGGTCAAGCGCATTGCCTATCACCTGTTGGCGCGCTTGCCTGCCAGCGTGCAGGTGGAAGACCTGATCCAGGCCGGGATGATCGGCCTGCTCGAAGTGTCGACCAAATACGACGCGAGCAAAGGGGCGAGTTTCGAGACGTATGCGGGTATCCGTATCCGTGGCGCGATGCTCGATGAAGTGCGTAAAGGGGATTGGGCGCCGCGTTCAGTACACCGCAATACGCGCATGGTCAGTGACGCAATTCGTGCAATTGAAGCAAAAACCGGTCGTGACGCTAAAGATCATGAAGTTGCGGCCGAACTCCAATTGAGTCTCGACGATTATTACGGGATTTTGAACGATACCTTGGGCAGCCGCCTGTTCAGTTTCGACGACCTGTTGCAGGACGGCGAACACGAAGGGCTGCACGAGGACGGCGCGAGCGCGCATATGGAACCGTCGCGCGATCTGGAAGATGAACGTTTTCAGGGAGCGCTGGCGGAGGCCATTGCCAATTTGCCGGAGCGCGAGCGCCTGGTGTTGGCGCTGTACTACGACGAGGAGCTGAACCTCAAGGAAATCGGTGAGGTCCTGGGGGTCAGCGAATCGCGTGTCAGCCAGTTGCATAGCCAGTGCGCGGCCCGCTTGCGGGGGCGGTTGGGAGAGTGGCGCGCGCGCTGA